Genomic window (Desulforapulum autotrophicum HRM2):
GATCGCCCTTGGGCTCCTGCTCATCACAGATCGCTTCAGAATTCTTGCCGGGTTATAAGCAAAAGGACCAATTCAACATGAAACAAAAAATCCTGAACACACTCCTGGCAGTGGTGTTTTTTGCCATTTTCCTCCCTGCTGCAGTCTCCGCCCAGGAAATTTCCTGGCAGAAATTTGACAGGGGTATGGCCATGGCAAAGGAACAGGACAAAAACGTTTTCCTATACTTCCACGCAGAGTGGTGCTCCTACTGCAAAAAAATGGAACGAACCACCTTTAAAAAATCAAAGGTCATCGACTACATCAACGAAAACTTCATCGCCATCAAGGTTGATTCAGACAGGGAGCAGAAGATTTCCGAGACCTATAATGTTCGCGGGTTGCCAACCCTCTGGTTCCTGAAATCCGACCATACCCGGATCAGCAATCTGCCCGGCTATATTGATGCAAAAACCTTTGGTAACATCTTAAGATTTATCAACACCGACAGTTATGAACAGATGAGCTACAACGACTTCAAAAAGACACTATAGAAAGGAGTTTACGCCATGCCAATCTATGAATACAGATGTGAGCGCTGCAACGCAACCTTTGAAAAGCTTATCTTCAAGGGAGAGGAAAACAGGGTAAAATGCCCTGAATGCGGCAGCAAAGCGGTTAAAAAGCTCATGAGTGCGGCAAGTTTCATGGGTCCAAGTATCGGCACCTGTGCAGCAGATGCCCCCAAGGGTTTTTCCTGAGCCGGCTGATGCTGCCAGAGCGGTCAGCTCTGGATCAAAACCAAAGAAAAACCGTGGGAAGGGAATGACGTCATCCCCTTCCCGCACTATTTAAAACAATCAAAACAACAGACGAGACAAGGTAAAGGAGAAATAATGATTCAGCTCGACACCACCATGGGAGAAATCCTGATTGAACTTGACGAGGAAAAGGCCCCGAAAACCTGCGCTAACTTTCTTGAATACGTAAATGCCGGCCACTATGACGGAACCATCTTCCACAGGGTGATCAACGGCTTCATGGTCCAGGGCGGCGGCATGACCGAAGATATGGTTGAAAAGCCCACCAACCCGGCCATTGAAAATGAGGCAGATAACGGCCTTTGCAATGCCCCCTACACCATTGCCATGGCAAGAACCATGGATCCCCACAGTGCAACAGCCCAGTTTTTCATCAATGTAAAGAAAAACGACATGCTTGACTTTAAGTCCAAGACACCCCAGGGATGGGGATATGCTGTTTTTGGAAAGGTAGCCAAGGGCCATGGCGTCATCAACAAGATCAAGGCGGTTGCCACTGGCAATAAAGCCGGCCATGGCGATGTGCCCAAGGATCCCATAACCATCCTAAAGGCACAGGTTGTTAATGGGGATCAGGCCTAAAAGGCCTAAACATTTGGTGCCGGAATGGACAGGGCAACCGATATCGCGGGCATCTTTGCTGCAGGCATGGCCGGGACAACCATGGCCTGCCTGCTCCGGCAGCTGTTTCTTGTCAAACTTAAGGCAGGCTTTTCCAGACCCTTGAAAAGGCCTTTGACCTGACCATAGCGGGGAAAAACGATGAAATCAATCCTGGCAGATTACGACAAAGACAACCAGAAGGTAACTGTGGGTACAAACGCTGAACCTGAAGATTGGGTAAAGGTATGCACCCGTTTCAACGATGATGTCCACCGCATCAGAGATGTCACAGACATTGAGGGGTTCACCGCACTCTACCAGTGTTTTGACGACGACAACCGGTCGATTTTCTACCTTGTAAACGAGGACAAGAGCCTGTTCCGGCTCAGGCGAAAACGCTTTCTGGAAAATATTGGGACTGGCGGCAAAAAAGGCTAACCCAATCCGTTGTTAAACTCACGTTCATGCATGCCCATGAGATACAAGAGCCCGTCAAGCCCAACGCTTGAGATCGCATTGCTTGCCCTTTCTCTGACAATGGGTTTGGCATGGAAGGCAACACCTAAGCCTGCAATACTGATCATGGGAAGATCATTGGCCCCGTCTCCCACGGCAATGGTCTGCTCAATGGAAATATGCTCCTTCTGGGCAAGTGCCTTGAGGAGCAAAGCCTTTTTTTCACCGTCAATGATTTCGCCTGCCACTTCTCCTGTGACAACACCGTCCCGGATCACAAGCTCATTGGCATAGACATAGTCAAATCCGAGTTGTTCTTTAAGATAGTCGCCGACAAAGGTAAATCCGCCCGAAAGAATGCCAAGCTTGTATCCAAGTCCCTTAAGAGTTGCAGTCACAAGGCCCACCCCTTCGGACAGGGGAAGATTTTTAGTGATATTGAGAAGTTCACTCTGTTTGAGCCCCTTCAGAAGCGCCACCCGCTTTCTGAAGCTCTCTTTAAAATCGATCTCACCGGCCATGGCCGAATGGGTAATCCGAGCAACTTCGTCCCCCACCCCGGCAATTTTTGCAAGTTCGTCGATCACCTCAGTCTGGATCAGGGTCGAATCCATGTCAAAAACCACAAGCTTGCGGTTCCGACTGTAAATGTTGTCCACATGAAAGGAGATATCAATTCCCATATCCCTGGAGATCTCCATGAAACGGCCCCGCATGGCCCTTATGTTCACAGGTTTCCCACTCACACAAATCTGAATACTCGCCCTTGGATTTACAGGCTCGCTCATAAGGGAAATCCTGCCCGTCAAACGGGTGATACCGTCAATATTGAGTTCATTTTCCGCCACCACCGACGCTACACTTGAAATCTGGCGTGCCGTGATCTTCTTGCCAAGTAAGGTGATAATCCGCCTTTCCAGACCCTGGGCCTTGACCCAGTTCTCGTAGGATGCCCCGTCAACGGGTTTGACCTTAATGGCAAGCCCCATTTGATGGCCCTCAAACAGCAGGTCTTTAAAAATGGCAGAAAAATCATCGGCCCTTGGGATTTCCACAAGGATTCCAAGGGTGATGTAATCATGGATCACAGCCTGGCCAATATCAAGGACATTGGCGTTATACTCGGCAAGAATGGCTGCAAACTTTGAATCAAGCCCTTTTCTGTCCCGGCCAGAGATGTTGATCAATACTGTTTTACCCATCAAAGATACCCTTTGTTCATTAACCGCTTTTATATTCAGCCCTCCAATGATTTTCCAGGAATCGAAAAACCTTTTCCATATAGTATGCCCAGGAACAATACTCAAGGGGAAACAGTTTTTTTAAAATCATATTGACCCTGGAAAGCCACATCGATATAATGTTGCTATCGTAGTAGCAACAAAATAAAAAGGAGTGAGATGGAAGCCCTTGCAAACCTGAAAGAACTTGGATTTTCCCAGTATGAAGCCGCATGTTACATGGCGCTCCTCACCGATCACCCGGTAAATGGTTCAAGGCTGAGCGCCCTTTCAAACATTGCCAGGTCTCGAATCTATGACGTGCTCAGGAGCATGATGGCAAAGGGGTTTGTTATTGAGGCAAGTAAGGGGCAGTATGTTCCCCTTCCCCCGGACCAGTTGAGCTTCCGGCTTAAAACCCGGTTCAAGGAGAACCTCCGGGCATTTGAAAACGAGGTTGCAAGGGTGTTTCGCAGGACAGAATGCGAATACATATGGACCCTTGCCGGTTATGATACGATAATGGCAAAGGCGAGGGAAATGATCAACACCGCTGAAATAGAAATTTACACAAGGCTCTTTCCAGGCGAAGCCCGGATCCTTTCAGCAGACCTTGAAAATGCCTCCGGTCGCGGTGTCAATATCCGCTACATTGCCATGGGCGATACCCCCACAACCTTTGAGGTCCAGGTGGCCCACCCAGACCAGGCAGAGCTTATTAAAAAAATAGGCGGGGCTTCGTTTGACCTGATCAAGGACAAAAATGAGGCCCTTGTGGGGGTCTTTGCGACGGACGACCTGGACAATTCATCGATCAACTGGACCCGGAACCCCTGGTTCATCACCACGAACCGCGACAGCCTTCGCCATGATTTTTACCACTGTTTCCTGAAAAAAATCCACGAGGATAATCAGTTGCTGAACGACCAGGAAAAAAAAATCTACAACATCATAAAAAACGACAATTGACAATCAGGGAGATGGTCATGGAAACAATGGAAACCACAAAAACACCAGACATGCCAGAGACAAGCTGCTTGCCCCCAGGATTTTCAGAGACCGCCGACCAAGGCATTATTGATTCTGAAGATCGGTTCGGGGCCCACCACTATGAACGAATCGCCATGGTCGCACGAAGGGCTAAGGGGTGCTGGATCTATGACCAGAACAACAACCGCTATCTGGACTGCCTTGCAGCCTATTCCGCAGCCAACCCCGGCCATCACCATCCGGTCATTGCCAAGGCCGTCATGGATGCCGTCCAGGGTGGATATGCATCGGTCCTCTCCAACGTGGTTTACACGGACGCCCTTGGCATATTCCTCAAAAAAATGGGCCAGTTTGCCCCCCAGATGGCACCAAGGTTTGGCAACAACGGCAACAAGGTGCTGCCCAAAAACGGTGGCGTGGAAAGCGTTGAAACCGCCATCAAAGCCATGCGCTACTATGGATACAAACAAAAGGGCATCAAAGACGGACACCAGGAAATAATTGTATTTAACAACAATTTTCACGGCAGGACAATTTCAGTGGTCTCTTTTTCCACCTCTGAAAAATACCGCCAGGGATTCGGCCCCCTGACTCCTGGATTTGTGAGCGTTCCCTTTGGCGATATCCAGGCCGTTGAAAGGGCCATAAACAAGAACACCTGCGGCATCCTTGTGGAGCCCATCCAGGGTGAGGGAGGCATCAGAATCCCCCCCAAGGGATTTTTGGCCGGACTACGAAAGGTCTGCGACGATAAAAACCTGCTTCTGGTGTGTGACGAAATCCAGGTGGGCCTGGGTCGAACGGGCAGACGGTTCTGCTTTGAACACGACAACATTGTTCCAGACGGTGTCATCCTCGGCAAGGCACTATCAGGAGGCCTCGTCCCCCTTTCCGTGTTCATCACCAACGCCCATATCATGGATCTTGTGTTCAGCAAGGGCTCGGACGGCTCCACCTTCGGCGGCTACCCCCTGGCCTGTGTTGCCGGCACAGCCGGTCTCAAGGTATTTGAGGACGAGGCCCTTGACCGCCGCTCCAGGAAAAAGGGAGATATTCTAAAACAACGAATCCTGACCATTGCCCATGCCTCCCCCCATGTTAAGGAGGTCCGGGGCAAGGGACTGTTCATCGGAATCGAGGTAAAGAACGGCAATGCCATGGCGTTCTGCAGACAGCTTCTCGACCTTGGCATCATTGTCAACGACAGCCACGGCCATACCATCCGGATCTCCCCCCCCCTTGTGATCAATGACCAGGAGCTCGATTTTCTGGTGGAAAGACTTGAACGGGTGCTTGTGGGTTAGGGGCCTTAGGTATGGAGCCGGACACCATTCTCCGCAAGAAAATCCTGCATGGCCTTTCTGGGCATGATGTCGGTAAAAAGTTCATCTATGTCCGCCACATGGCCCAGGCGAACCATGGCCTCCCTGCCGAACTTTGTGTGATCAGCCACCAGCATCACCTTGGATGAATTGTGAATGATTGCCTTGGCCACCTGGACCTCCTGGTAGTCAAAATCCAGGAGGTCCCCATTGGGAGCAATGCCACTGATGCCGATGATGCCGAAATCCGTCCTGAACTGACGAATAAACTCAAGGGTGGCATGGCCTGTGATGCCCCGGTCCCGGTGCCTCACCACCCCGCCAGCCATGTAAATTTCAATATCGGGATTCTGGCTCAGAATAACGGCCACGTTAAGGTTGTTGGTAATGACCCTCAACCCGTCTTTCTTCAAAAGTTCCCTTGCCACCTCCTCGGTGGTGGTGCCGATGTTGATAAACACTGAGGCCCGTGACGGAATCCGCTCTGCCACCCTTGAGGCGATGATCTGTTTTTCCTCCCGGCACAGAACCTGACGGGTGGCGTAACCGATATTTTCAACGCTTGTGGCAAGCCCTGCTCCCCCATGGTATCGCCGGACCAGCCCCTCTTTGCTCAACAGGTTGATATCCCGTCGTATGGTCTGGGGGGTCACCTTGAAGTCCGTGGCAAGGTCCTCAATGGATACATACCCCAAGGCCTGAACCCGTTCAACAATTTTGGCCTGCCGTTTCTGCATCTGTTCTTTTCCTTATACCTCGATTTTCTGGCCCGCCTTGGGTACCACGGCCTTGAAGCCTTCCTGACCCAGTCGATCGGCAAACTTGAGGGAGGCCTGTTCTTCCCCGTGGACCACGGCAATCTTTTTAACCTTGAGGTTTGATGTCTTGAGGAATCGCATCATCTCCTCCCGGTCGGCATGGGCACTGAAACCGTTCAGGGGAACGACATTGGCCTTCAGGGGATACTCCTTACCCAGAATCTTCACCACCGGAGCCTCACCCTTTCCACCCCCATCACGATAGGCCTTGCCAAGGTCAAGGATCCGCCTGCCCAGGGTGTTTTCGGCCATGAACCCTACGATGAGGATGGTGTTGACCGGGTTGTGAATGCGATACCTGAGATGGTGAAGGATGCGCCCAGCCTCACACATGCCCGCGGCGGAAATCACGATACACGGTTCAGGTTTTCGCATTAAATCCATTGATTCGTCCACGGAAGAGACAAAATCGACCCCGTCAAAACAAAAGGGGTTGAGCTTGTGTTCAAGAAAGGTTTTATGGGTTTCCTGGTCGTAGAGTTCAGGATGTTCAACAAACACCTTGGTCAGACCCGAGGCAAGGGGGCTGTCCACATACACGGGAATCCTGGGCACCACCCCCTGTTCGTAAAGTTCATGGATCACGTAGAGGATCTGCTGGGTCCGGCCCAGGGCAAATGCGGGAATCACAACCGACCCCTTGCGCTGGATGGCAAGGTTGAGCTCCTGGGCCATGCGCGCATTGAGGTCCTGGGAACTCTCATGGACACGATCGCCATAGGTGCTCTCCATGATCAACAGATCAATTTCCCTGTCCTCCTCTCTAAAGTCAAGGCAGGGATTTTTCAGGATGGGCATGTCAAACCGGCCAAGATCACCCGTATAGCAAACCGTCCGCCGGTCCTTTCCCTGCCCGTAATGGATGATGCTGATGGCAGACCCCAGGATATGGCCGGCCTCGTAAAAGGTACAGGTCATATCCTTTCCAATGGTTATGGGGGTCCGGTAGGGATTACCTGAAAAGAAACCAAGGGAAAACCTGGCATCAGCCTCCCGGTAAAGGGGCTCCACCCGGGTCAAATTGTGACGATCGGCAATCTCACTGATGGCCGCCCGGTTGAGTTTGTTTCTTCCCGACTTTAAAAGTTTTCTGACCTGCTGGGCTTCCCGGTTTGAAAGGTCATC
Coding sequences:
- the rocD gene encoding ornithine--oxo-acid transaminase — protein: METMETTKTPDMPETSCLPPGFSETADQGIIDSEDRFGAHHYERIAMVARRAKGCWIYDQNNNRYLDCLAAYSAANPGHHHPVIAKAVMDAVQGGYASVLSNVVYTDALGIFLKKMGQFAPQMAPRFGNNGNKVLPKNGGVESVETAIKAMRYYGYKQKGIKDGHQEIIVFNNNFHGRTISVVSFSTSEKYRQGFGPLTPGFVSVPFGDIQAVERAINKNTCGILVEPIQGEGGIRIPPKGFLAGLRKVCDDKNLLLVCDEIQVGLGRTGRRFCFEHDNIVPDGVILGKALSGGLVPLSVFITNAHIMDLVFSKGSDGSTFGGYPLACVAGTAGLKVFEDEALDRRSRKKGDILKQRILTIAHASPHVKEVRGKGLFIGIEVKNGNAMAFCRQLLDLGIIVNDSHGHTIRISPPLVINDQELDFLVERLERVLVG
- a CDS encoding MBL fold metallo-hydrolase RNA specificity domain-containing protein — its product is MDLSFFGAVREVTGSMHMIDTGHDRILLDCGLFQGRRKETWEKNTSMPINPATITNVVLSHAHIDHSGRIPLLVKEDFKGQVVTTRATQDVCNFLLPDSAHIQESDADYLNYKNARSALATHGKKGVADDLSNREAQQVRKLLKSGRNKLNRAAISEIADRHNLTRVEPLYREADARFSLGFFSGNPYRTPITIGKDMTCTFYEAGHILGSAISIIHYGQGKDRRTVCYTGDLGRFDMPILKNPCLDFREEDREIDLLIMESTYGDRVHESSQDLNARMAQELNLAIQRKGSVVIPAFALGRTQQILYVIHELYEQGVVPRIPVYVDSPLASGLTKVFVEHPELYDQETHKTFLEHKLNPFCFDGVDFVSSVDESMDLMRKPEPCIVISAAGMCEAGRILHHLRYRIHNPVNTILIVGFMAENTLGRRILDLGKAYRDGGGKGEAPVVKILGKEYPLKANVVPLNGFSAHADREEMMRFLKTSNLKVKKIAVVHGEEQASLKFADRLGQEGFKAVVPKAGQKIEV
- a CDS encoding DeoR/GlpR family DNA-binding transcription regulator produces the protein MQKRQAKIVERVQALGYVSIEDLATDFKVTPQTIRRDINLLSKEGLVRRYHGGAGLATSVENIGYATRQVLCREEKQIIASRVAERIPSRASVFINIGTTTEEVARELLKKDGLRVITNNLNVAVILSQNPDIEIYMAGGVVRHRDRGITGHATLEFIRQFRTDFGIIGISGIAPNGDLLDFDYQEVQVAKAIIHNSSKVMLVADHTKFGREAMVRLGHVADIDELFTDIMPRKAMQDFLAENGVRLHT
- the serB gene encoding phosphoserine phosphatase SerB translates to MGKTVLINISGRDRKGLDSKFAAILAEYNANVLDIGQAVIHDYITLGILVEIPRADDFSAIFKDLLFEGHQMGLAIKVKPVDGASYENWVKAQGLERRIITLLGKKITARQISSVASVVAENELNIDGITRLTGRISLMSEPVNPRASIQICVSGKPVNIRAMRGRFMEISRDMGIDISFHVDNIYSRNRKLVVFDMDSTLIQTEVIDELAKIAGVGDEVARITHSAMAGEIDFKESFRKRVALLKGLKQSELLNITKNLPLSEGVGLVTATLKGLGYKLGILSGGFTFVGDYLKEQLGFDYVYANELVIRDGVVTGEVAGEIIDGEKKALLLKALAQKEHISIEQTIAVGDGANDLPMISIAGLGVAFHAKPIVRERASNAISSVGLDGLLYLMGMHEREFNNGLG
- a CDS encoding FmdB family zinc ribbon protein, with protein sequence MPIYEYRCERCNATFEKLIFKGEENRVKCPECGSKAVKKLMSAASFMGPSIGTCAADAPKGFS
- a CDS encoding TrmB family transcriptional regulator gives rise to the protein MEALANLKELGFSQYEAACYMALLTDHPVNGSRLSALSNIARSRIYDVLRSMMAKGFVIEASKGQYVPLPPDQLSFRLKTRFKENLRAFENEVARVFRRTECEYIWTLAGYDTIMAKAREMINTAEIEIYTRLFPGEARILSADLENASGRGVNIRYIAMGDTPTTFEVQVAHPDQAELIKKIGGASFDLIKDKNEALVGVFATDDLDNSSINWTRNPWFITTNRDSLRHDFYHCFLKKIHEDNQLLNDQEKKIYNIIKNDN
- a CDS encoding thioredoxin family protein, with amino-acid sequence MKQKILNTLLAVVFFAIFLPAAVSAQEISWQKFDRGMAMAKEQDKNVFLYFHAEWCSYCKKMERTTFKKSKVIDYINENFIAIKVDSDREQKISETYNVRGLPTLWFLKSDHTRISNLPGYIDAKTFGNILRFINTDSYEQMSYNDFKKTL
- a CDS encoding peptidylprolyl isomerase, yielding MIQLDTTMGEILIELDEEKAPKTCANFLEYVNAGHYDGTIFHRVINGFMVQGGGMTEDMVEKPTNPAIENEADNGLCNAPYTIAMARTMDPHSATAQFFINVKKNDMLDFKSKTPQGWGYAVFGKVAKGHGVINKIKAVATGNKAGHGDVPKDPITILKAQVVNGDQA